A single Denticeps clupeoides chromosome 7, fDenClu1.1, whole genome shotgun sequence DNA region contains:
- the yipf2 gene encoding protein YIPF2, translating into MSQPDRLQVPELEEAAELLSADPGASTLSLASSGPAGSTRVDLEDEDDFGQESSELLGGEKQTSGFWTFEYYQSFFNVDTVQVLDRIKGSVMPLPGRNFIRHHIRNNPDLYGPFWICATLVFSVAISGNLSTFLSEQGDPRYHYRPQFHKVSIAAVVVFLYAWLVPLAMWGFLTWRQGTERQTGGYSFLETVCVYGYSLFIYIPTSVLWIIPFEWLRWLLIVVAMVISGSVLVITFWPVVCDDTKAAAFTTVAIIMLLHALLAIGCKLYFFQTAVHAVPVIPTAAPNRTTATQQDH; encoded by the exons ATGTCGCAGCCGGACCGTCTGCAGGTTCCAG AGCTGGAGGAAGCTGCTGAGCTGCTGTCTGCTGATCCAGGAGCTTCTACCCTGAGCCTGGCCAGCTCCGGCCCGGCCGGCAGCACCAGAGTGGATTTAGAGGATGAAGACGACTTTGGGCAAGAGAGCTCAGAG CTTCTTGGGGGAGAGAAGCAGACAAGTGGCTTCTGGACGTTTGAGTACTACCAGTCATTCTTTAATGTGGATACAGTACAG GTGCTGGACAGAATCAAAGGCTCTGTGATGCCGCTACCGGGACGAAATTTCATCAGGCACCACATACGGAATAACCCAGATTTATATG GGCCTTTCTGGATCTGTGCAACTCTGGTCTTCTCTGTGGCCATCAGTGGGAATCTGTCCACGTTCCTGAGCGAACAGGGTGACCCTCGCTACCACTACCGACCACAATTCCATAAAG TATCGATCGCAGCAGTTGTGGTGTTCCTCTACGCTTGGCTTGTGCCTCTGGCCATGTGGGGTTTCCTGACATGGAGGCAAGGAACCGAGCGGCAGACCGGTGGCTACTCCTTCCTCGAGACGGTGTGCGTCTATGGATACTCCCTCTTCATCTACATCCCCACGTCG GTTTTATGGATAATACCTTTTGAGTGGCTGCGCTGGCTTCTCAttgtggttgccatggtgatttcTGGCTCAGTGTTGGTCATCACATTCTGGCCTGTTGTCTGCGATGACACAAAAGCAGCAGCTTTTACTACGGTGGCCATCATCATGCTGCTCCATGCGCTGCTTGCCATTGGTTGCAAG CTCTATTTCTTCCAGACAGCAGTGCACGCCGTCCCAGTGATTCCTACTGCTGCGCCCAACCGTACCACCGCCACCCAGCAGGACCACTGA
- the timm29 gene encoding mitochondrial import inner membrane translocase subunit Tim29, which yields MAASCVFRRWCSSAAATSTQRSRWERLRSSRVGVWCSSLLSDYREACREVVVAAARGRPLAATVYLGALGGVWACYCTNPDDTSFQSSLLEKTNQLALLSPWIRSGTSDLHVQNLVKLRNEGRLRYASLGLASLTYSAEYDPDSSLYEARCSALGVPWSELPRRVLDVGFAGRWWVLDHKMKDYDVNEEQFRHLPATLAATAPPSPGQTEKNEKMHEEVWKAVVMEEEEEEQTRT from the exons ATGGCCGCGTCGTGTGTTTTCAGGAGATGGTGCTCCTCAGCGGCGGCGACCTCCACACAGCGAAGCCGGTGGGAGCGGTTGCGGAGCAGTCGTGTTG GTGTGTGGTGCAGCAGTCTGCTGAGCGACTACAGGGAAGCCTGCAgggaggtggtggtggcggcggcccGCGGCCGGCCCCTCGCCGCCACCGTCTACCTGGGAGCCCTGGGCGGCGTGTGGGCCTGTTACTGCACCAACCCTGATGACACGTCGTTCCAAAGcagcctgctggagaagaccaACCAGCTGGCCCTCCTGTCCCCGTGGATCCGCAGCGGCACGTCCGACCTGCACGTGCAGAACCTGGTGAAGCTGAGGAATGAGGGCAGGCTGCGCTATGCCAGCCTGGGCCTGGCGTCCCTCACTTACTCGGCTGAATATGACCCTGACAGCAGCCTGTACGAAGCCCGCTGCTCCGCCCTCGGCGTCCCCTGGAGCGAGCTGCCCCGCCGGGTGCTGGACGTGGGCTTCGCGGGCCGCTGGTGGGTGCTGGACCACAAGATGAAGGACTACGACGTGAACGAGGAGCAGTTCAGGCACCTGCCCGCCACTCTGGCCGCCACGGCGCCGCCCTCGCCGGGCCAGACCGAGAAGAACGAGAAGATGCACGAGGAGGTGTGGAAAGCCgtggtgatggaggaggaggaggaggagcagacaCGGACGTGA
- the slc25a23b gene encoding calcium-binding mitochondrial carrier protein SCaMC-3b isoform X1 yields the protein MVRCQDHGAAEPGRERRWAELFEQLDLNKDGRVDVHELSAWGVLRSDVDEIVRVSDTNQDGQLDFEEFSQYLRVHERELRLMFRSLDHNNDGHIDVAEIQQSLQKLGVAVSPAQASRILQSIDKDGTMTIDWNEWRDHFLFNPLHNMEEIGHYWKHALMLDIGEQLTVPDDFSERERRSGVVWRQLVAGAMAGAVSRTGTAPLDRLKVFMQVHGSGGMNLWTGLRGMVQEGGIRSLWRGNGINVLKIAPESAIKFMAYEQIKWLIRGCKEGGTLQVQERFVAGSLAGATAQTIIYPMEVLKTRLTLRKTGQYSGMMDCAKKIFQKEGVWAFYRGYLPNTLGIIPYAGIDLAVYETLKNAWLQRYSAGSADPGVLVLLGCGTVSSTCGQLASYPLALIRTRMQAQASLGAGPQLSMVGQFKHIVTHEGVPGLYRGIAPNFLKVIPAVSISYVVYEHMKKALGVGS from the exons ATGGTTCGCTGTCAGGACCACGGCGCCGCCGAACCGGGCCGGGAGAGAAGATGGGCCGAACTGTTCGAGCAGCTGGACCTGAACAAGGACGGGCGGGTCGACGTGCACGAGCTGTCTGCGTGGGGCGTCCTGCGGAGTGACGTGGACGAG ATTGTGCGTGTGAGTGACACCAATCAGGACGGGCAGCTGGACTTTGAGGAATTCTCTCAGTACCTGCGTGTGCACGAGAGGGAACTCCGGCTGATGTTCCGCAGTCTGGACCACAACAACgatg GTCACATAGATGTGGCAGAGATCCAGCAGTCTCTGCAGAAACTGGGTGTGGCTGTCTCCCCCGCGCAGGCCTCCAGAATTCTGCAGAG TATTGATAAAGACGGCACCATGACCATTGACTGGAATGAATGGCGCGATCACTTTCTGTTTAACCCCCTGCACAACATGGAGGAGATCGGCCATTACTGGAAACATGCTCTG ATGTTGGACATCGGTGAACAACTGACCGTCCCTGATGATTTCTCCGAGCGGGAGAGGCGGTCTGGGGTGGTTTGGAGGCAGCTGGTTGCCGGGGCGATGGCTGGCGCCGTCTCCCGCACTGGAACAGCTCCTCTGGACCGTCTTAAAGTTTTTATGCAG GTTCATGGCTCTGGTGGAATGAACCTCTGGACAGGTTTGCGCGGGATGGTACAGGAAGGTGGAATCAGGTCCCTGTGGAGGGGCAATGGTATCAATGTCCTCAAGATTGCTCCTGAATCCGCCATAAAGTTCATGGCATATGAGCAG ATAAAATGGCTGATCAGGGGCTGTAAGGAAGGGGGGACACTACAGGTTCAAGAGAGATTTGTGGCAGGATCATTGGCTGGTGCCACGGCCCAAACCATCATCTATCCAATGGAG GTATTAAAGACTCGTCTGACTCTGAGGAAGACAGGACAGTACTCTGGCATGATGGACTGTGCCAAGAAGATCTTCCAAAAGGAAGGTGTCTGGGCCTTCTACAGGGGCTACCTTCCCAACACACTGGGCATCATCCCCTACGCTGGCATCGATCTGGCTGTctatgag ACTCTGAAGAACGCCTGGCTGCAGCGATACTCTGCGGGCTCCGCAGATCCAGGGGTTCTGGTTCTACTCGGCTGTGGCACAGTGTCCAGCACCTGTGGTCAACTTGCCAGCTACCCTCTGGCACTGATTCGGACCCGCATGCAGGCCCAGG CGTCCTTGGGTGCCGGGCCACAGCTATCAATGGTGGGACAATTCAAGCACATCGTCACCCACGAAGGGGTCCCAGGACTGTACCGAGGCATCGCCCCCAACTTCCTCAAGGTCATCCCAGCCGTCAGTATCTCTTACGTGGTGTACGAACACATGAAGAAGGCCCTCGGTGTGGGCTCGTAG
- the slc25a23b gene encoding calcium-binding mitochondrial carrier protein SCaMC-3b isoform X2, whose translation MTIDWNEWRDHFLFNPLHNMEEIGHYWKHALMLDIGEQLTVPDDFSERERRSGVVWRQLVAGAMAGAVSRTGTAPLDRLKVFMQVHGSGGMNLWTGLRGMVQEGGIRSLWRGNGINVLKIAPESAIKFMAYEQIKWLIRGCKEGGTLQVQERFVAGSLAGATAQTIIYPMEVLKTRLTLRKTGQYSGMMDCAKKIFQKEGVWAFYRGYLPNTLGIIPYAGIDLAVYETLKNAWLQRYSAGSADPGVLVLLGCGTVSSTCGQLASYPLALIRTRMQAQASLGAGPQLSMVGQFKHIVTHEGVPGLYRGIAPNFLKVIPAVSISYVVYEHMKKALGVGS comes from the exons ATGACCATTGACTGGAATGAATGGCGCGATCACTTTCTGTTTAACCCCCTGCACAACATGGAGGAGATCGGCCATTACTGGAAACATGCTCTG ATGTTGGACATCGGTGAACAACTGACCGTCCCTGATGATTTCTCCGAGCGGGAGAGGCGGTCTGGGGTGGTTTGGAGGCAGCTGGTTGCCGGGGCGATGGCTGGCGCCGTCTCCCGCACTGGAACAGCTCCTCTGGACCGTCTTAAAGTTTTTATGCAG GTTCATGGCTCTGGTGGAATGAACCTCTGGACAGGTTTGCGCGGGATGGTACAGGAAGGTGGAATCAGGTCCCTGTGGAGGGGCAATGGTATCAATGTCCTCAAGATTGCTCCTGAATCCGCCATAAAGTTCATGGCATATGAGCAG ATAAAATGGCTGATCAGGGGCTGTAAGGAAGGGGGGACACTACAGGTTCAAGAGAGATTTGTGGCAGGATCATTGGCTGGTGCCACGGCCCAAACCATCATCTATCCAATGGAG GTATTAAAGACTCGTCTGACTCTGAGGAAGACAGGACAGTACTCTGGCATGATGGACTGTGCCAAGAAGATCTTCCAAAAGGAAGGTGTCTGGGCCTTCTACAGGGGCTACCTTCCCAACACACTGGGCATCATCCCCTACGCTGGCATCGATCTGGCTGTctatgag ACTCTGAAGAACGCCTGGCTGCAGCGATACTCTGCGGGCTCCGCAGATCCAGGGGTTCTGGTTCTACTCGGCTGTGGCACAGTGTCCAGCACCTGTGGTCAACTTGCCAGCTACCCTCTGGCACTGATTCGGACCCGCATGCAGGCCCAGG CGTCCTTGGGTGCCGGGCCACAGCTATCAATGGTGGGACAATTCAAGCACATCGTCACCCACGAAGGGGTCCCAGGACTGTACCGAGGCATCGCCCCCAACTTCCTCAAGGTCATCCCAGCCGTCAGTATCTCTTACGTGGTGTACGAACACATGAAGAAGGCCCTCGGTGTGGGCTCGTAG
- the LOC114794316 gene encoding far upstream element-binding protein 2-like isoform X4: protein MDAVQRARQIAAKISDSKKMAPQGDRDSATALSIGAQLAALAQQRPSSSMEDYCIPGGMVGLNDGTGPDKIAHVIGPPDRCDHATRIITDLLQSIRTREEGQGPPGMTPAGRGRGQSSWGPPGGEMTFSVPAHKCGLVIGRGGENVKAINQQTGAFVELSHQMPPNGDPNLKPFVIRGSPQQIDHARQLIEDKIEDPPCPVGPGSSGPVGPYNPSLPGAPGPLGGPPDTYQQWQPRAPHDPDRAADPNTAWAAYYAQHYQQPPGSGPATPTDPPAGQPDYTKAWEEYYKQTGQTGSSAPQTGAMGSTVGQTDYSAAWAEYYGQQNHTDNNLFHTDSVKQQASWERIQLASMNTSALCFFLFWIFFWVRSYHARLFYNKTGGELPRCL, encoded by the exons ATGGACGCGGTGCAGCGGGCCCGCCAG ATCGCAGCAAAGATCAGTG ACAGCAAGAAAATGGCACCTCAGGGTGACCGGGACTCTGCTACAGCTTTAT CCATTGGAGCACAGCTAGCAGCCCTCGCCCAGCAGAG GCCAAGTTCCAGTATGGAGGACTACTGCATCCCAGGTGGCATGGTGGGACTGA ATGATGGTACAGGACCTGATAAAATTGCCCACGTCATTGGTCCCCCTGATCGCTGTGACCACGCTACTCGCATCATCACTGACCTGCTCCAGAGCATCCGCACCCGTGAGGAAGGCCAG GGACCTCCAGGAATGACCCCAGCAGGGAGAGGGCGAGGCCAGAGTAGTTGGGGTCCACCGGGAGGCGAGATGACTTTCTCTGTTCCTGCTCACAAATGTGGCCTGGTGATTGGCCGAGGAGGTGAGAACGTCAAAGCCATCAACCAACAGACGGGTGCCTTTGTGGAGCTCTCACACCAGATGCCACCCAACGGAGACCCCAACTTGAAGCCGTTCGTCATCcgagggtcaccacagcaaaTTGATCATGCGAGGCAACTCATAGAAGACAAGATAGAG GATCCTCCATGCCCAGTTGGACCAGGATCTTCTGGTCCAGTGGGTCCTTACAACCCCAGCCTACCTGGAGCTCCAGGACCCTT ggGAGGCCCTCCTGATACCTACCAACAGTGGCAGCCACGTGCACCCCACGACCCTG ACAGAGCAGCAGATCCTAACACAGCCTGGGCAGCGTACTACGCCCAGCACTACCAGCAGCCGCCAGGCTCGGGTCCTGCCACGCCCACAGACCCCCCAGCTGGACAACCGGACTACACTAAAGCCTGGGAGGAGTACTACAAGCAGACGG GCCAGACGGGCAGTTCTGCTCCACAGACAGGAGCCATGGGGTCCACCGTGGGACAGACTGACTACAGTGCAGCCTGGGCGGAGTACTACGGACAGCAGAATCACACTGATAATAATCTTTTCCACACAG ACTCAGTGAAGCAGCAGGCCTCATGGGAAAGAATACAGTTGGCATCCATGAACACGTCTGCTCTctgctttttcttgttttggatttttttttgggttcgGTCATATCATGCACgtcttttttataataaaactggGGGGGAATTACCACGCTGTCTGTAG
- the LOC114794316 gene encoding far upstream element-binding protein 2-like isoform X1 produces the protein MDAVQRARQIAAKISDSKKMAPQGDRDSATALSIGAQLAALAQQRPSSSMEDYCIPGGMVGLIIGRVGEQINKSKDDPDSGRLIGVQQARGMVQESLRERDQPGYGDQNEYGSNIGGGMDVILFYDGTGPDKIAHVIGPPDRCDHATRIITDLLQSIRTREEGQGPPGMTPAGRGRGQSSWGPPGGEMTFSVPAHKCGLVIGRGGENVKAINQQTGAFVELSHQMPPNGDPNLKPFVIRGSPQQIDHARQLIEDKIEDPPCPVGPGSSGPVGPYNPSLPGAPGPLGGPPDTYQQWQPRAPHDPDRAADPNTAWAAYYAQHYQQPPGSGPATPTDPPAGQPDYTKAWEEYYKQTGQTGSSAPQTGAMGSTVGQTDYSAAWAEYYGQQNHTDNNLFHTDSVKQQASWERIQLASMNTSALCFFLFWIFFWVRSYHARLFYNKTGGELPRCL, from the exons ATGGACGCGGTGCAGCGGGCCCGCCAG ATCGCAGCAAAGATCAGTG ACAGCAAGAAAATGGCACCTCAGGGTGACCGGGACTCTGCTACAGCTTTAT CCATTGGAGCACAGCTAGCAGCCCTCGCCCAGCAGAG GCCAAGTTCCAGTATGGAGGACTACTGCATCCCAGGTGGCATGGTGGGACTGA TTATTGGACGTGTAGGAGAGCAGATCAATAAGAGTAAAGATGATCCGGATTCAGGACGCCTCATTGGTGTCCAG CAAGCTCGTGGCATGGTCCAGGAGAGCCTCAGGGAAAGGGACCAGCCAGGATATGGAGACCAAAATGAATACGGCTCTAATATCGGGGGAGGCATGGATGTAATTCTCTTTT ATGATGGTACAGGACCTGATAAAATTGCCCACGTCATTGGTCCCCCTGATCGCTGTGACCACGCTACTCGCATCATCACTGACCTGCTCCAGAGCATCCGCACCCGTGAGGAAGGCCAG GGACCTCCAGGAATGACCCCAGCAGGGAGAGGGCGAGGCCAGAGTAGTTGGGGTCCACCGGGAGGCGAGATGACTTTCTCTGTTCCTGCTCACAAATGTGGCCTGGTGATTGGCCGAGGAGGTGAGAACGTCAAAGCCATCAACCAACAGACGGGTGCCTTTGTGGAGCTCTCACACCAGATGCCACCCAACGGAGACCCCAACTTGAAGCCGTTCGTCATCcgagggtcaccacagcaaaTTGATCATGCGAGGCAACTCATAGAAGACAAGATAGAG GATCCTCCATGCCCAGTTGGACCAGGATCTTCTGGTCCAGTGGGTCCTTACAACCCCAGCCTACCTGGAGCTCCAGGACCCTT ggGAGGCCCTCCTGATACCTACCAACAGTGGCAGCCACGTGCACCCCACGACCCTG ACAGAGCAGCAGATCCTAACACAGCCTGGGCAGCGTACTACGCCCAGCACTACCAGCAGCCGCCAGGCTCGGGTCCTGCCACGCCCACAGACCCCCCAGCTGGACAACCGGACTACACTAAAGCCTGGGAGGAGTACTACAAGCAGACGG GCCAGACGGGCAGTTCTGCTCCACAGACAGGAGCCATGGGGTCCACCGTGGGACAGACTGACTACAGTGCAGCCTGGGCGGAGTACTACGGACAGCAGAATCACACTGATAATAATCTTTTCCACACAG ACTCAGTGAAGCAGCAGGCCTCATGGGAAAGAATACAGTTGGCATCCATGAACACGTCTGCTCTctgctttttcttgttttggatttttttttgggttcgGTCATATCATGCACgtcttttttataataaaactggGGGGGAATTACCACGCTGTCTGTAG
- the LOC114794316 gene encoding far upstream element-binding protein 2-like isoform X2 — MSLSLSPSAIGAQLAALAQQRPSSSMEDYCIPGGMVGLIIGRVGEQINKSKDDPDSGRLIGVQQARGMVQESLRERDQPGYGDQNEYGSNIGGGMDVILFYDGTGPDKIAHVIGPPDRCDHATRIITDLLQSIRTREEGQGPPGMTPAGRGRGQSSWGPPGGEMTFSVPAHKCGLVIGRGGENVKAINQQTGAFVELSHQMPPNGDPNLKPFVIRGSPQQIDHARQLIEDKIEDPPCPVGPGSSGPVGPYNPSLPGAPGPLGGPPDTYQQWQPRAPHDPDRAADPNTAWAAYYAQHYQQPPGSGPATPTDPPAGQPDYTKAWEEYYKQTGQTGSSAPQTGAMGSTVGQTDYSAAWAEYYGQQNHTDNNLFHTDSVKQQASWERIQLASMNTSALCFFLFWIFFWVRSYHARLFYNKTGGELPRCL, encoded by the exons AtgtctctctccctgtctccctcagCCATTGGAGCACAGCTAGCAGCCCTCGCCCAGCAGAG GCCAAGTTCCAGTATGGAGGACTACTGCATCCCAGGTGGCATGGTGGGACTGA TTATTGGACGTGTAGGAGAGCAGATCAATAAGAGTAAAGATGATCCGGATTCAGGACGCCTCATTGGTGTCCAG CAAGCTCGTGGCATGGTCCAGGAGAGCCTCAGGGAAAGGGACCAGCCAGGATATGGAGACCAAAATGAATACGGCTCTAATATCGGGGGAGGCATGGATGTAATTCTCTTTT ATGATGGTACAGGACCTGATAAAATTGCCCACGTCATTGGTCCCCCTGATCGCTGTGACCACGCTACTCGCATCATCACTGACCTGCTCCAGAGCATCCGCACCCGTGAGGAAGGCCAG GGACCTCCAGGAATGACCCCAGCAGGGAGAGGGCGAGGCCAGAGTAGTTGGGGTCCACCGGGAGGCGAGATGACTTTCTCTGTTCCTGCTCACAAATGTGGCCTGGTGATTGGCCGAGGAGGTGAGAACGTCAAAGCCATCAACCAACAGACGGGTGCCTTTGTGGAGCTCTCACACCAGATGCCACCCAACGGAGACCCCAACTTGAAGCCGTTCGTCATCcgagggtcaccacagcaaaTTGATCATGCGAGGCAACTCATAGAAGACAAGATAGAG GATCCTCCATGCCCAGTTGGACCAGGATCTTCTGGTCCAGTGGGTCCTTACAACCCCAGCCTACCTGGAGCTCCAGGACCCTT ggGAGGCCCTCCTGATACCTACCAACAGTGGCAGCCACGTGCACCCCACGACCCTG ACAGAGCAGCAGATCCTAACACAGCCTGGGCAGCGTACTACGCCCAGCACTACCAGCAGCCGCCAGGCTCGGGTCCTGCCACGCCCACAGACCCCCCAGCTGGACAACCGGACTACACTAAAGCCTGGGAGGAGTACTACAAGCAGACGG GCCAGACGGGCAGTTCTGCTCCACAGACAGGAGCCATGGGGTCCACCGTGGGACAGACTGACTACAGTGCAGCCTGGGCGGAGTACTACGGACAGCAGAATCACACTGATAATAATCTTTTCCACACAG ACTCAGTGAAGCAGCAGGCCTCATGGGAAAGAATACAGTTGGCATCCATGAACACGTCTGCTCTctgctttttcttgttttggatttttttttgggttcgGTCATATCATGCACgtcttttttataataaaactggGGGGGAATTACCACGCTGTCTGTAG
- the LOC114794316 gene encoding far upstream element-binding protein 2-like isoform X5 gives MSLSLSPSAIGAQLAALAQQRPSSSMEDYCIPGGMVGLNDGTGPDKIAHVIGPPDRCDHATRIITDLLQSIRTREEGQGPPGMTPAGRGRGQSSWGPPGGEMTFSVPAHKCGLVIGRGGENVKAINQQTGAFVELSHQMPPNGDPNLKPFVIRGSPQQIDHARQLIEDKIEDPPCPVGPGSSGPVGPYNPSLPGAPGPLGGPPDTYQQWQPRAPHDPDRAADPNTAWAAYYAQHYQQPPGSGPATPTDPPAGQPDYTKAWEEYYKQTGQTGSSAPQTGAMGSTVGQTDYSAAWAEYYGQQNHTDNNLFHTDSVKQQASWERIQLASMNTSALCFFLFWIFFWVRSYHARLFYNKTGGELPRCL, from the exons AtgtctctctccctgtctccctcagCCATTGGAGCACAGCTAGCAGCCCTCGCCCAGCAGAG GCCAAGTTCCAGTATGGAGGACTACTGCATCCCAGGTGGCATGGTGGGACTGA ATGATGGTACAGGACCTGATAAAATTGCCCACGTCATTGGTCCCCCTGATCGCTGTGACCACGCTACTCGCATCATCACTGACCTGCTCCAGAGCATCCGCACCCGTGAGGAAGGCCAG GGACCTCCAGGAATGACCCCAGCAGGGAGAGGGCGAGGCCAGAGTAGTTGGGGTCCACCGGGAGGCGAGATGACTTTCTCTGTTCCTGCTCACAAATGTGGCCTGGTGATTGGCCGAGGAGGTGAGAACGTCAAAGCCATCAACCAACAGACGGGTGCCTTTGTGGAGCTCTCACACCAGATGCCACCCAACGGAGACCCCAACTTGAAGCCGTTCGTCATCcgagggtcaccacagcaaaTTGATCATGCGAGGCAACTCATAGAAGACAAGATAGAG GATCCTCCATGCCCAGTTGGACCAGGATCTTCTGGTCCAGTGGGTCCTTACAACCCCAGCCTACCTGGAGCTCCAGGACCCTT ggGAGGCCCTCCTGATACCTACCAACAGTGGCAGCCACGTGCACCCCACGACCCTG ACAGAGCAGCAGATCCTAACACAGCCTGGGCAGCGTACTACGCCCAGCACTACCAGCAGCCGCCAGGCTCGGGTCCTGCCACGCCCACAGACCCCCCAGCTGGACAACCGGACTACACTAAAGCCTGGGAGGAGTACTACAAGCAGACGG GCCAGACGGGCAGTTCTGCTCCACAGACAGGAGCCATGGGGTCCACCGTGGGACAGACTGACTACAGTGCAGCCTGGGCGGAGTACTACGGACAGCAGAATCACACTGATAATAATCTTTTCCACACAG ACTCAGTGAAGCAGCAGGCCTCATGGGAAAGAATACAGTTGGCATCCATGAACACGTCTGCTCTctgctttttcttgttttggatttttttttgggttcgGTCATATCATGCACgtcttttttataataaaactggGGGGGAATTACCACGCTGTCTGTAG
- the LOC114794316 gene encoding far upstream element-binding protein 2-like isoform X3, producing MEDYCIPGGMVGLIIGRVGEQINKSKDDPDSGRLIGVQQARGMVQESLRERDQPGYGDQNEYGSNIGGGMDVILFYDGTGPDKIAHVIGPPDRCDHATRIITDLLQSIRTREEGQGPPGMTPAGRGRGQSSWGPPGGEMTFSVPAHKCGLVIGRGGENVKAINQQTGAFVELSHQMPPNGDPNLKPFVIRGSPQQIDHARQLIEDKIEDPPCPVGPGSSGPVGPYNPSLPGAPGPLGGPPDTYQQWQPRAPHDPDRAADPNTAWAAYYAQHYQQPPGSGPATPTDPPAGQPDYTKAWEEYYKQTGQTGSSAPQTGAMGSTVGQTDYSAAWAEYYGQQNHTDNNLFHTDSVKQQASWERIQLASMNTSALCFFLFWIFFWVRSYHARLFYNKTGGELPRCL from the exons ATGGAGGACTACTGCATCCCAGGTGGCATGGTGGGACTGA TTATTGGACGTGTAGGAGAGCAGATCAATAAGAGTAAAGATGATCCGGATTCAGGACGCCTCATTGGTGTCCAG CAAGCTCGTGGCATGGTCCAGGAGAGCCTCAGGGAAAGGGACCAGCCAGGATATGGAGACCAAAATGAATACGGCTCTAATATCGGGGGAGGCATGGATGTAATTCTCTTTT ATGATGGTACAGGACCTGATAAAATTGCCCACGTCATTGGTCCCCCTGATCGCTGTGACCACGCTACTCGCATCATCACTGACCTGCTCCAGAGCATCCGCACCCGTGAGGAAGGCCAG GGACCTCCAGGAATGACCCCAGCAGGGAGAGGGCGAGGCCAGAGTAGTTGGGGTCCACCGGGAGGCGAGATGACTTTCTCTGTTCCTGCTCACAAATGTGGCCTGGTGATTGGCCGAGGAGGTGAGAACGTCAAAGCCATCAACCAACAGACGGGTGCCTTTGTGGAGCTCTCACACCAGATGCCACCCAACGGAGACCCCAACTTGAAGCCGTTCGTCATCcgagggtcaccacagcaaaTTGATCATGCGAGGCAACTCATAGAAGACAAGATAGAG GATCCTCCATGCCCAGTTGGACCAGGATCTTCTGGTCCAGTGGGTCCTTACAACCCCAGCCTACCTGGAGCTCCAGGACCCTT ggGAGGCCCTCCTGATACCTACCAACAGTGGCAGCCACGTGCACCCCACGACCCTG ACAGAGCAGCAGATCCTAACACAGCCTGGGCAGCGTACTACGCCCAGCACTACCAGCAGCCGCCAGGCTCGGGTCCTGCCACGCCCACAGACCCCCCAGCTGGACAACCGGACTACACTAAAGCCTGGGAGGAGTACTACAAGCAGACGG GCCAGACGGGCAGTTCTGCTCCACAGACAGGAGCCATGGGGTCCACCGTGGGACAGACTGACTACAGTGCAGCCTGGGCGGAGTACTACGGACAGCAGAATCACACTGATAATAATCTTTTCCACACAG ACTCAGTGAAGCAGCAGGCCTCATGGGAAAGAATACAGTTGGCATCCATGAACACGTCTGCTCTctgctttttcttgttttggatttttttttgggttcgGTCATATCATGCACgtcttttttataataaaactggGGGGGAATTACCACGCTGTCTGTAG